ttaatttgcTCATATTTGGTACATTTTGATACATTATTTTCCTTAATTGATCAGTAACAATTTCGAATTCTTTGATAGTTAAGACATTTTCCCATTTTTGTAATGGAACCTCAAGAGTTACATAGGCCCTTAAAGTTGGTCCAGAAGCTAAGAGAGTTAAATCTAAGACTTTATATGGGTTTcctgaattattatttgatatcaATTTTCCTAAGATTTCATTTAACATTGCCTTAATTTCAACGTATCTTGGATCTTTATGGTTGATGGCATTATCAATTAGTTCTTTTAAAGATCCAATTATTCCTTCGTACCCAGCTTTAATAATCATTGTAGATACAATTAGCCCACCAATTGCATCAAGACTTGCAATATTCAACCAATACCCTGATGTGATTGTAACAAGTGCTACTAATGATGTTAATGAATCTACTCTATGATGCCAAGCATTTGCCATAAGAACATTTGAGTTAGTCTGCAAAGCAACTTTTTTAGTTGCTCTAAAGATCCATTCTTTTAATGCAATGGAGGCAGCCGCAATCCAAGCAGCATTAACGTTTGTTACATCAGTACCTACGTTTGAAAGATGAGAATGTGAATGAGCATGTGATACTGTTTCTGAAACCGTTGTAGGtaagaaattataaattgTCTCAATAAGAGTATGTGGAATAATTGGACCTACAATGGATACCAAAGATGACCATCCTATTGAAAGACCTGCAGTTGTCAAAATGGTGGAAACCGCTAACGAGCCTACTGTTTCCACTTTCCCATATCCAAAAGGATGAGTCTTCGAAGGCTTATTTGCTGCAAGGCCAACAGATAAAAGCGTTAATAAGTCTGATATCATATCACACATTGCATGAACTGCATCTGCTAATAAAGCTTGGGAATGGAATACTATTCCACCTGTAAACTTCCCCACAGCAATACAAACGTTCGTAGCTAACCCTACCCAAGTGATTCTTACACCTGGATTTTCTCTAAATTCCCTTGTacttaatattaatagtggattattttctatatgACCATGAGAATGTGAGTGGCCATGTGAGTGTGAATGCAAATTTGTAATATCAGTATTCTTGAGCGCAGAGGTGTTTGTAGGAATAGCATCTAACGAATCTCTATATAGCATTGAACCTAGGATTAATTGATCATTTTGTTCAAACTCTGATTCTCTCATATGAACATGATCATCAGTTTTAAAAGCttctttcaattcttcaatatcaaattgTCTTTGGCTGCTATTCTTTGTATTTGTGGCGGTGGTAGCGGTGGTGGTGGTATTAGCTTGATATTTGTTATATGTTAATCTGGAATTATGTAAGTATCGTATTCCTGTTGAATTCCTGAAGAATATAGTTGCAGAGCTTGAAGCATTTTTGCAGGAAATTTTCCGGTAACTTAGAATCCTCTTTGTAATGACAAACTTATTAGCATGAACTATCACCATGATGAGTAACGGGGTATAATATAATGATGACGAATATTAAAACCAAATGGTTAAAAGAGATGTATGATGGTTTAAAAACGCCAATTGATTATAAtgtttaatttaaatattttactaaACGCCAGAAGATgccaaaataaaatattaataaaaaaaaggaacTATGCTCGTTTAGAGGTCTGGGTGAGCTGGAAATAATGGGCCTAGAGTTTGGAGGTGCCTTTTGAAAAACAGGAGCGTAGCCTAGCGAGATGTGATTGAATCTTACCTAACCAACCAAGCAAGATAAATCCTATTGTACCTAGTTTGAACACCTAAGTTTTACTGAgttttttaacaaaatattataccTCTTAAGACGTTTTTTATATCATGCTCGATGTCACCTTCATCGTCATCATTAGAAACTTTCTCTAATCAAAGTTGTTGTGCGTCGTTTTCGTGGAACTAGATCTGTCGGCATCTACATTCTCGAGTGTGGATCCGGAGAAACAGTCGTAGTACGCGATACATAATGAAACTTCAATTTCCCACAGTGAATCAAATTACGCTATATTTACGTGTATGTAGAAACTATAAATTAGTATGTACTAATATACAGCAAATAGAACACGAACAAGTTTTAAATAGCTAAGTAGTTGTTGATTAAGAATAACAAAATGGGTATCAATGTATTGTTTGTCTGTTTGGGTAATATCTGTCGTAGTCCAATGGCAGAAGCTGTCTTTAGGGATGTAGTTAAAAAGCAAGGGTTAAGTGACAAGTTTGACCTCATCGACAGTTGTGGAACAAGTAACTTTCATATTGGAGAAACACCAGACTCTAGGTCTGTAGATATCTGTAAGAGAAATAATGTACCTGTTAACCATAGAGCTAGACAATTAACTGAAGCTGATTTCAACAAGTTTGATTACATTATCGGTATGGACAATAGTAACGTACAAGACATCAAGCATGTTGGTAAGAGGGTCAATAAAGATTCTAAGTATAGGGCTCAAGTAAATAAGTTTGGTGATTGGAATACTAAAGATAGTGGGTTTGGTGATATTGTCGACGACCCATATTATGGTGGTAAAGATGGTTTTGCCACCAATTTCAAACAAGTCACATACTTCACAAACCAGTTTCTTTTGAAGGAATTGTAAGTAGTTACTACATAATTAGGTATATACTTTTGTTTatgttaaaattttaattcgTGGATACATTTCCTATTATGTCTTTAATACCCAGAGAACAAACGTCAATATTTACGcgtttatcattattatgatGTTTTTCATcctaaaaaatttaaattattggctagcaattattttaaaaactgtaaagataaatatttaaaaatttatatttacgTGACATTAATATGCTTACagcaaaataaaaagaatgttaaattaaaatttccttaataacaaaacatatttaaaaatcgttaattaataattcatttttaattaatatttacatAAGGAAGGGCATATAAGCTAGGTAATCAAGAATCTAATGAGTTGCAGAACTTACTTTCCAGTCTTGAACTACCCCTCTACCTGCGGCTGGTCCGTTTGGATGTTCCAAAGGAGTTGGAAAGGTATTACCAGCAACATCTTTTTGATCTTTATTTTGGGCACGAGCTTGACGAGGGATGGCTGCGTTTTTTgtattcatattcattCTTTCGGCGGACATTATGTAATTGTtgtatttatattcttatttttaattttttttttagttacttttacaatttcaatagttaaaatctaattcaaggaaaaaaaaatattggtaACAAGAAATATTTCCTTCAATATCTTCCTCATTTCTTacttattttatataaaatattttacaatttagTGCTAATATAAAGCTATATTGCTATTTATAAGATAACTAATCATAGATATACGTAGTATCCCTTGTTTGATCTTCATATAACTTAATAGAATCCTTTACTCCTTTCTTTTCCTTCAGTAATAAAAAGGAATCCTTTTAAGAAAAGGATACTCAGCTAAAACATCCAATGGTATTACATATAAACGTAATATAtactatttaaaatattcttataCTCCTTCTTTTCAGTCTTTTTGGATGTGTAGAGAACCAAAGAGAGTAGGCTCAATTAATGATTAGACGTCATGCATAATTTCTATTACCAATGGAACGTCTCATTTAGTCCATATTGAATTGGGAGTTTTAAcaatgtattattattattattattattagcaaTCCTTCCTTTATCCATTCTACACCCATcggtaatttttttataggAAACTCCGACTCATCGGTGATTAATAAGGAAAATTTCAAGGCacttttgaattttaaattagatattcttattttagACACGACATTGAATAAGGTATAGAAAATAAGGGTGTTTCAAGAAATGGTACGTAATTCGACTGTTCAATCAACTAGTTTTGCGTAGGTattattgtattttattttgtatataCATTTGATTGCTTAAATAGtaattcaagaaaaacaaatgaTGATATATATGTGACGAATTATATGAGGTTAAATAGTGTAAagaaaactaaaaaaaaaacaaatcaaAGTCATAAAGGGTGGATTAAAAtgtaattaaatatttgagtTCTTTGTTTAATTGTAGATCTAGTAGTCATCGTTATCGTAAGAATTGTTTCCTCTGTTGGAAGAGCCGTAGGAATCGTTGTTACCATAAGAATCGTTGTTAGAACCATATGAGTCGTTGTTAGAACCGTAAGAGTTCTTCTTAGAACCATAGGAATCATCGTTGTTATCACCGTAAGAGTTCTTCTTGGAACCGTAAGAATCGTTGTTACCGTAGGAGTCATTGTTGGAACCGTAAGAATCATTATTGTTGGAACCATAAGAATTCTTCTTAGAACCGTAAGAATCATCGTTGTCATCACCATAAGAGCTCTTCTTAG
This genomic stretch from Henningerozyma blattae CBS 6284 chromosome 1, complete genome harbors:
- the TBLA0A06000 gene encoding cation diffusion facilitator family transporter (similar to Saccharomyces cerevisiae MMT1 (YMR177W) and MMT2 (YPL224C); ancestral locus Anc_6.248), producing MVIVHANKFVITKRILSYRKISCKNASSSATIFFRNSTGIRYLHNSRLTYNKYQANTTTTATTATNTKNSSQRQFDIEELKEAFKTDDHVHMRESEFEQNDQLILGSMLYRDSLDAIPTNTSALKNTDITNLHSHSHGHSHSHGHIENNPLLILSTREFRENPGVRITWVGLATNVCIAVGKFTGGIVFHSQALLADAVHAMCDMISDLLTLLSVGLAANKPSKTHPFGYGKVETVGSLAVSTILTTAGLSIGWSSLVSIVGPIIPHTLIETIYNFLPTTVSETVSHAHSHSHLSNVGTDVTNVNAAWIAAASIALKEWIFRATKKVALQTNSNVLMANAWHHRVDSLTSLVALVTITSGYWLNIASLDAIGGLIVSTMIIKAGYEGIIGSLKELIDNAINHKDPRYVEIKAMLNEILGKLISNNNSGNPYKVLDLTLLASGPTLRAYVTLEVPLQKWENVLTIKEFEIVTDQLRKIMYQNVPNMSKLNIEFKEERPSLTEDQLKDINNQKKLTNNQVLLPNIETKTEQHSHGHFHSHFGLSDGHTHRH
- the LTP1 gene encoding tyrosine protein phosphatase LTP1 (similar to Saccharomyces cerevisiae LTP1 (YPR073C); ancestral locus Anc_3.371), whose translation is MGINVLFVCLGNICRSPMAEAVFRDVVKKQGLSDKFDLIDSCGTSNFHIGETPDSRSVDICKRNNVPVNHRARQLTEADFNKFDYIIGMDNSNVQDIKHVGKRVNKDSKYRAQVNKFGDWNTKDSGFGDIVDDPYYGGKDGFATNFKQVTYFTNQFLLKEL